One genomic region from Rosa rugosa chromosome 1, drRosRugo1.1, whole genome shotgun sequence encodes:
- the LOC133727555 gene encoding putative F-box protein At3g17480 has product MTEVDEDLVEKILSTLSPKALMRFKCASKGWYALINDPRFVAKHLSYHNSNSNSNSKRLLLMKKRLVSKDTANETAEEEEELVFSLLNLCNNDDDIDNGEDSIIVSSVEDIKIPFCMSLKTRGEAVHIVGHCNGIICLLLVKSFQVLLWNPAIQEFKLLPPFPYLPDDDWFEDVWSRYVQGFGYDPKLNEYKVVNIGLVSPSEMRDDGYDLYNPPKAAIYTLSSTDSWRKINTNAFETETTVLRPESFQIQFKQMFYWLGHEQHKELVVFDRYEDLIGPVIILLDIENEVFHDIMLPDSLYHPWVNTDGMELRVWNESLSLFVLVDGLQGYKPEDEYSFVIWVLDELGGPKGAWTKHLTLDPTEKPLAFLNSNEIFINDFMKLVLSYDLGSERLKDTLIQNTPYSTRYYESDDIVAVVYVKSIVSVLGAHKLESRNNSSAVNFSPLTHFPSGPSIVDRELHSYSIWAIPPNDVSFRIKKLMEGLRAEFGGPEIKPHITVVGSIRMTYEDVLNKFRSLPSKYFRAYQAKVNLVVTSNFYHQCVSLLIDSSMEVSSQLNCITRICSAHLGFYNPGRPYLSLLYGSLTEEERKMALEKVSTLDKNISSLSFTISQLAVYKIDYRDITLKSWEKVAEYALPFH; this is encoded by the exons ATGACAGAGGTTGATGAAGATCTGGTGGAGAAAATCCTGTCAACTCTGTCTCCCAAGGCTCTGATGCGATTCAAATGCGCCTCTAAAGGGTGGTATGCGCTGATCAACGATCCCAGGTTCGTAGCTAAGCACCTCTCCTAtcacaattccaattccaattccaattccaagcGTCTGCTCCTTATGAAGAAGCGTTTAGTCTCCAAGGACACTGCTAACGAgactgcagaagaagaagaagagctagTGTTTTCGTTGCTTAATTTATGCAATAATGATGATGATATTGATAATGGTGAGGACAGCATTATTGTCTCTAGTGTCGAGGACATCAAAATTCCTTTTTGTATGAGTCTAAAGACTAGAGGCGAAGCAGTTCATATCGTAGGGCATTGCAATGGAATCATCTGTCTACTTCTAGTTAAATCTTTTCAGGTGCTTTTATGGAACCCAGCAATTCAGGAATTCAAGCTTCTTCCCCCCTTTCCATACCTTCCAGATGATGATTGGTTTGAAGATGTGTGGTCCAGGTATGTTCAGGGGTTTGGATATGATCCTAAATTGAACGAATACAAAGTTGTTAACATTGGACTGGTTTCTCCTTCAGAAATGAGGGATGATGGATATGATCTTTATAATCCTCCAAAGGCTGCAATATACACTTTGAGTAGTACTGATTCTTGGAGAAAGATCAACACCAATGCTTTCGAAACAGAAACCACTGTCCTTAGGCCCGAAAGTTTCCAGATTCAATTCAAGCAAATGTTTTATTGGTTAGGGCATGAGCAACATAAGGAACTGGTTGTGTTTGATAGATACGAGGACCTCATTGGGCCGGTCATCATTTTGTTGGATATTGAGAATGAGGTATTTCATGATATCATGTTACCTGATAGTTTATATCATCCCTGGGTCAACACTGATGGTATGGAACTTCGAGTGTGGAACGAATCCCTTTCTCTTTTTGTATTGGTTGATGGACTTCAAGGTTATAAACCTGAAGATGAATATTCTTTTGTAATATGGGTGCTGGATGAGCTTGGTGGTCCGAAGGGTGCTTGGACAAAACACTTGACTCTTGATCCCACAGAGAAGCCATTGGCATTTTTGAATAGCAATGAGATTTTTATAAATGATTTCATGAAACTTGTACTCTCCTATGACCTTGGTAGCGAAAGGCTAAAAGATACTCTCATTCAAAACACGCCTTATTCTACTCGTTATTACGAGTCGGATGACATTGTAGCTGTTGTCTATGTGAAAAGTATAGTTTCAGTCTTGGGAGCCCACAAGCTCGAGAGCAGAAATAATTCCAGTGCG GTGAACTTTTCTCCACTCACGCACTTTCCATCCGGTCCTTCCATAGTGGACAGAGAATTGCATTCATATTCAATATGGGCCATCCCACCGAATGATGTGTCTTTTAGGATCAAGAAGTTGATGGAAGGTCTCAGGGCTGAGTTCGGTGGGCCGGAGATCAAACCACATATCACTGTTGTGGGGTCTATTCGTATGACGTATGAAGATGTGCTCAACAAATTTAGATCTCTTCCTTCTAAATATTTTCGTGCATACCAAGCAAAAGTTAATCTAGTGGTTACCAGCAATTTTTATCACCAATGTGTTTCCCTACTCATTGATTCATCAATGGAAGTATCCAGTCAG ttaaACTGTATAACTCGCATATGCAGTGCACATTTGGGTTTCTATAACC CTGGTAGGCCATATTTGAGTCTCCTTTACGGGAGTCTgacagaagaagagaggaaaatGGCTCTAGAAAAAGTTAGCACTCTAGATAAAAACATTTCCAGCTTGAGCTTCACCATATCTCAACTCGCAGTGTACAAAATCGACTACAGAGATATAACTCTCAAATCATGGGAAAAAGTTGCTGAATATGCCCTCCCATTTCATTAG
- the LOC133723346 gene encoding mitochondrial uncoupling protein 5-like, with protein MGVKGFVEGGIASIIAGCSTHPLDLIKVRMQLQGETQVPKPDPAAAQALRPAMAAAARGGSSSIHVPAPPAPAPRVGPIAVGVRIIQQEGVAAMFSGVSATMLRQCLYSTTRMGLYDILKKKWTDPESGNMPLQRKIGAGLIAGAIGAAVGNPADVAMVRMQADGRLPAAQRRNYKSVVDAITCMAKQEGVTSLWRGSSLTVNRAMLVTASQLASYDQIKETILHKGLMRDGLGTHITASFAAGFVAAVASNPVDVIKTRVMNMKVEPGAAPPYKGALDCAVKTVRSEGPMALYKGFIPTISRQGPFTVVLFVTLEQVRKLLKDF; from the coding sequence ATGGGTGTGAAAGGTTTTGTTGAAGGGGGCATAGCTTCCATCATTGCCGGGTGTTCGACTCACCCCTTGGACCTGATCAAGGTCCGAATGCAGCTCCAGGGTGAGACTCAGGTGCCGAAGCCTGACCCGGCCGCGGCTCAAGCTCTTCGACCAGCGATGGCTGCGGCCGCTCGGGGAGGCTCTTCCTCCATTCATGTCCCTGCCCCGCCGGCGCCGGCGCCCCGCGTGGGTCCAATTGCCGTCGGAGTCAGGATCATTCAGCAAGAGGGTGTTGCCGCCATGTTCTCTGGCGTATCCGCCACCATGCTCCGCCAGTGCTTGTACTCCACCACCCGGATGGGCTTGTACGACATTCTCAAGAAGAAATGGACCGACCCGGAATCCGGCAACATGCCGCTCCAGCGAAAAATCGGTGCCGGACTGATCGCCGGAGCCATCGGGGCGGCGGTCGGAAATCCGGCCGACGTGGCCATGGTGCGGATGCAGGCAGACGGCCGTCTCCCGGCTGCCCAGCGCCGTAACTACAAAAGCGTGGTGGACGCTATAACCTGTATGGCGAAACAAGAAGGTGTCACGAGCCTGTGGCGCGGTTCGTCTCTCACCGTGAACCGCGCTATGCTCGTCACAGCTTCACAGCTGGCTTCTTACGACCAGATCAAGGAAACAATTCTCCATAAAGGGCTGATGCGAGACGGGCTCGGGACCCACATAACCGCGAGCTTCGCAGCGGGGTTTGTGGCAGCGGTAGCGTCGAACCCGGTGGACGTGATCAAGACCCGGGTGATGAACATGAAGGTGGAGCCAGGGGCGGCGCCACCATACAAGGGGGCGCTGGACTGCGCGGTGAAAACGGTGCGTTCGGAAGGGCCAATGGCGCTTTACAAAGGGTTTATACCTACAATTTCTAGGCAGGGGCCTTTCACTGTCGTGCTGTTTGTGACATTGGAGCAGGTAAGAAAGTTGCTCAAAGATttctga
- the LOC133725510 gene encoding F-box/kelch-repeat protein At3g06240-like: MHVSEEIVEQILSRLPPKSLMRFKCVCTLWCNLIKSPSFVAKHLSNSLRASSSSSVSILFKHTVEKKVENNDHAETGDDVETLLSSLYLCNEIDDDFDDLVAEVLRVPPPMNQIIRSSDLRIAGHCDGITCLKIFVGNVVLCNPAIKEFKLLPKSCLLLPNDNDEYKYLDCELRYYTEFLGFGYDPKGKDYKVVRFEVYEESCYWFRAEVYTLGSNSWREVETEYTYREFFVMSGYCDEQMFFEGIYYWQVYGDVGRCILSFDMGDEIFNVISIPWEEIPDEYHVRLGEWKEAIALISCPTVPVVPQSFDIWVMNNSGNVKGSWTKCLTIGPMEGVEIPLLYAPLVFWKSDELLMVAEDGRVVSYNLEKQTVKYLPIHFVGDYFHTQAVAYVNSIVSINGGNKLEGIDNTDFYGINALGDGRLRAV; the protein is encoded by the coding sequence ATGCATGTGTCTGAAGAAATCGTGGAGCAAATCCTATCAAGACTACCTCCTAAATCCTTGATGCGATTCAAATGCGTCTGTACCTTGTGGTGCAATCTTATCAAAAGCCCTAGTTTCGTAGCCAAACACCTCTCCAATTCTTTGCGcgcatcctcatcctcatccgtTTCCATTCTTTTCAAGCATACTGTTGAGAAGAAAGTTGAGAACAATGACCATGCGGAAACTGGTGACGATGTGGAAACTCTACTGTCATCACTTTATCTCTGCAATGAGATTGACGATGACTTTGACGACCTTGTTGCAGAGGTTCTTAGGGTTCCGCCTCCTATGAATCAGATAATTCGTTCCTCTGATCTTAGGATTGCAGGTCATTGCGATGGTATCACTTGTCTAAAAATTTTCGTTGGTAACGTTGTTTTATGCAACCCAGCAATCAAGGAATTCAAGCTTCTTCCTAAGTCTTGTCTTCTTCTCCCCAATGATAATGATGAGTACAAGTATCTTGACTGTGAATTAAGATACTACACTGAATTTCTAGGATTTGGCTATGATCCCAAAGGTAAAGATTACAAGGTTGTTAGATTTGAGGTCTATGAAGAGTCATGTTATTGGTTCAGAGCAGAGGTATACACTTTGGGTTCTAATTCTTGGAGAGAGGTCGAGACCGAATATACATACAGAGAATTTTTTGTTATGTCTGGCTACTGTGATGAGCAAATGTTCTTTGAGGGAATTTATTATTGGCAGGTATATGGGGATGTTGGGAGATGCATCCTTTCATTTGATATGGGTGATGAGATATTTAATGTGATATCGATTCCATGGGAAGAGATACCAGATGAGTACCATGTGAGGCTCGGAGAGTGGAAAGAAGCTATTGCTCTAATCAGCTGTCCAACAGTACCTGTGGTTCCCCAATCTTTCGACATATGGGTGATGAATAATTCGGGAAATGTGAAGGGTTCATGGACAAAATGCTTAACTATAGGACCCATGGAAGGCGTTGAAATTCCATTGCTATATGCACCATTGGTATTTTGGAAAAGTGATGAGCTTCTTATGGTTGCTGAAGATGGACGCGTAGTCTCATACAACCTTGAGAAGCAAACAGTCAAGTATCTTCCTATTCACTTCGTAGGAGATTATTTCCACACTCAAGCAGTTGCTTATGTAAATAGTATTGTTTCCATCAACGGAGGCAACAAACTTGAAGGCATCGACAATACTGATTTTTATGGCATCAATGCACTTGGAGATGGCAGGTTGAGAGCTGTATGA
- the LOC133727556 gene encoding uncharacterized protein LOC133727556 — MVNCDHNHQDSSFSKAICSICHKDLEPFLEDLQAIFICGHVFHEFCLQESFGFFESVKRYSCPVCKQRCKPNDVARLYFESVGISPEPPSLARSPIGEDSEALRREVKELKEELYLCKEKAKKEVANLKNEALKQQASIQQMLHMKTEALDKLTVECLRQQERNRALTKELAAFKLASDLDLDEKEIMNLAAHGNGGNNENTIDVLRKSLIMSNRNRKELIAQCNLLERGEDLHHKKLEKAKGKINRLNTKVQELTDQCNLLERGEARYSRKLEKAKGKINKLKTKVQKLKDQCNLLEQGEARHSRKLEKAKGKINTLKAKVLEFDGAVEVEKETSVLGPSDLFESMVPVSGTCNDTAKAPADDIADVLILDDVKQVQSVLNITKESPITQPLARPDVVILDDLNQVQPMLNSSKESPIRQPLLGPVSAYFSGGLVGPDGTKRFLGKWCKRRENNQLVTNKFSSTDAGCSIVVVSDEEDITENIPQIKRSKV, encoded by the exons ATGGTCAATTGCGACCACAACCACCAAGACTCTAGCTTCAGCAAAGCCATCTGCTCAATCTGCCACAAAGACCTCGAGCCCTTCCTTGAGGACCTCCAAGCCATCTTCATCTGCGGCCACGTCTTCCACGAGTTctg CTTGCAAGAGTCCTTCGGCTTCTTTGAGAGCGTCAAGAGGTACAGCTGTCCGGTGTGTAAACAGCGATGCAAGCCGAACGACGTCGCTCGGCTCTATTTCGAGTCGGTGGGCATCTCGCCGGAGCCGCCGAGTTTGGCTCGGTCGCCGATTGGGGAAGATTCCGAGGCATTGCGTCGTGAGGTCAAAGAGCTTAAAGAGGAA CTTTATTTATGCAAGGAGAAAGCGAAGAAAGAAGTGGCTAATTTAAAGAATGAAGCTTTGAAACAACAAGCATCTATACAACAGATGCTTCATATGAAAACTGAG GCGCTTGATAAATTGACTGTGGAGTGCTTGAGGCAGCAAGAAAGGAATAGGGCATTGACCAAAGAGCTTGCAGCTTTCAAATT ggcatCTGATCTAGATCTCGATGAAAAGGAGATTATGAACCTTGCCGCACATGGTAATGGGGGAAACAATGAAAACACAATAGATGTTCTTAGAAAATCCTTGATTATGAGTAATAG GAATCGCAAAGAACTGATAGCCCAGTGCAATCTTCTTGAAAGAGGAGAGGATCTTCACCATAAAAAACTAGAGAAGGCTAAAGGAAAGATAAATAGATTAAAT ACAAAGGTACAGGAACTGACAGACCAGTGCAATCTTCTTGAACGAGGTGAGGCTCGTTATAGTAGAAAGCTAGAGAAGGCTAAAGGAAAGATAAACAAATTGAAG ACAAAGGTACAGAAACTGAAGGACCAATGCAATCTTCTTGAACAAGGTGAGGCTCGTCACAGTAGAAAGCTAGAGAAGGCTAAAGGGAAGATAAATACATTGAAG GCAAAGGTACTAGAATTTGATGGTGCTGTTGAAGTAGAGAAAGAAACTTCAGTCCTTGGACCAAGTGATCTGTTTGAGAGTATGGTTCCTGTGAGTGGTACCTGTAATGATACTGCTAAAGCTCCTGCTGATGATATTGCAGATGTTCTGATCCTTGACGATGTTAAACAAGTCCAATCCGTGCTTAACATTACAAAGGAATCTCCAATCACCCAGCCACTTGCCAGACCAG ATGTTGTGATTCTTGATGATCTCAACCAAGTTCAACCCATGCTTAATAGTAGCAAGGAATCTCCGATTAGACAACCACTTCTCGGACCAG TGAGTGCATATTTCTCTGGTGGCTTGGTTGGTCCAGATGGAACAAAAAGATTTTTAGGTAAATGGTGCAAGCGGCGCGAGAACAATCAATTGGTAACAAACAAATTTTCAAGTACAGATGCTGGCTGTTCGATTGTTGTAGTATCTGATGAAGAG GATATTACCGAAAATATACCGCAGATAAAGAGGAGCAAAGTATGA
- the LOC133727557 gene encoding uncharacterized protein LOC133727557, which produces MEGAIKTQVNHACVPSAPPLLLESSLEINEHVVEQSPSRGAHETTHTPSLTAPLNTSVSRTEISVYSGSGTVIDTNEISQSPKFPIRTHGGVEVNAHPVPSLVHLSVCNAREQGTWGAVISYEACVRLCLHAWANHYSTEVHCFLENECALLREAFGLQNVLLQSEAELLAKGSSKLSSESAAPNPVKTSGKIKLQVRKVIMGLDEPPASCSFSSLKEPKINKDSIGRHISNLRSSLYPWLKSVWKNYLPPRAPAKCSCRQSLDYVQTRAKRIKKVPRLLKDARSTLCNPSSSSHETYSCFLRLRSSPEEDAVRMQPGSSEAHFFFPDSLGDDLIIAVQDSKGKHCGHARAQVSAIADKPGDKLRWCPIYTDLELEPVGRIQLCMEYSTNPDENHHLKFGSIAETAAYDYVFVAAIKFQHFQQRSFLIDGSWNWLLTEFASYFGVSEAYTKLRHLSYIMDVATPTEDCLTIVHDMLSEILMMKGKSTNQLSPLENHMLVKILDQVNQILALVFENYKSLEEDSPSGMMNVSKPASGLAAPSLGPAFQLYSLLHDVLSPEVQMKLCRYFRVAAKKRLRVHFMETDKLILSSNEGTQKDPVTSYQRMNSLVSSIRNEILTDISIQNQNILPSFVDLPNISSSIYNVELCSRLGAFLVACPPPGLSPPVAELIIATAEFQKDLSLWNIDPVVDGVNAKELFHSHIVSWIRNKHCTLLDRCKLDKENWSGKEKQNETTPFIHAIYNQLMETLHEYEIISSHLPMYTAALENAIADVEKAVAKTLEKRYANVLSPLKDNLRNKILGNKYVKKLSSQTIETYYVPAEVGIVFNSMKCMLDVMWPNIEAKFESWMPWIADDGYTRGEHLNDVIVLLRTKYRNYRRAIVEKLAKNARVQAATKLKNIMRDSKEVESEVRSRMQPLEDLLRKEIDNLSTVANPTVCVELCQEFWDRTGQDVLRLLEYRRSRSWYKGLRVAVSILDDIFGSEMQRLCRTSLKEKDMAPPESIKEVHSILDHGATI; this is translated from the exons ATGGAGGGAGCCATTAAAACGCAAGTGAATCATGCTTGTGTTCCTAGTGCTCCCCCATTGTTACTCGAATCTTCTTTGGAGATTAATGAACATGTTGTGGAGCAAAGTCCAAGTCGTGGTGCACATGAAACAACTCACACACCAAGTTTGACTGCTCCCCTAAACACTAGTGTTTCAAGAACAGAAATAAGTGTCTATTCAGGCAGTGGTACAGTGATCGATACTAATGAAATTTCTCAGtcacccaaatttccaatcag GACTCATGGTGGTGTGGAAGTAAATGCACATCCAGTTCCTTCACTGGTTCACCTGTCAGTATGTAATGCAAG AGAGCAGGGTACATGGGGTGCTGTAATTTCTTATGAAGCATGTGTTAGGCTCTGCCTTCATGCATGGGCTAACCACTATTCCACTGAAGTTCACTGTTTCCTTGAGAATGAATGTGCACTGTTGCGTGAGGCATTTGG TCTACAGAATGTATTATTACAATCAGAAGCTGAACTTTTGGCAAAAGGGTCTTCAAAGCTCTCAAGTGAGTCAGCTGCTCCAAATCCTGTGAAAACTTCTGGCAAAATAAAATTGCAAG TTCGTAAAGTAATAATGGGTTTGGATGAACCACCTGCCAGCTGCAGTTTTTCATCTCTAAAAGAACCAAAGATTAACAAAGACTCAATTGGTAGACACATCTCCAATTTAAGGTCCAGTTTATATCCCTGGTTAAAATCTGTATGGAAGAATTATTTACCACCACGTGCCCCTGCAAAATGTTCCTGCCGTCAGAGTTTGGATTATGTACAGACTAGAGCTAAACGTATTAAAAAGGTACCCCGGCTCCTTAAAGATGCGAGAAGTACTTTGTGCAATCCATCCTCATCATCACATG AAACATATTCTTGCTTCTTGAGATTGAGAAGCTCACCTGAAGAGGATGCAGTCCGAATGCAACCAGGATCCAGCGAAGCCCATTTCTT TTTTCCAGATAGCCTTGGTGATGATTTAATCATAGCAGTTCAAGATTCAAAAGGAAAGCATTGTGGTCATGCCCGAGCTCAAGTGTCTGCCATAGCTGATAAGCCA GGTGACAAGTTACGATGGTGTCCTATATATACCGATCTAGAGCTTGAACCTGTTGGCAGAATTCAGTTGTGCATGGAGTATTCCACAAATCCAGATGAAAATCATCATCTTAAG TTTGGCTCCATTGCAGAAACTGCAGCATATGACTATGTCTTCGTAGCTGCAATCAAATTTCAACATTTTCAGCAAAGAAGCTTCTTGATAGATGGCTCTTGGAATTGGTTACTGACTGAATTCGCATCTTACTTTGGAGTATCAGAGGCATACACAAAATTAAG ACACCTTTCCTACATTATGGATGTGGCAACACCGACCGAAGACTGTCTGACCATAGTACATGATATGCTATCGGAGATATTGATGATGAAGGGAAAGAGCACAAATCAGCTTAGTCCATTGGAG AACCACATGCTGGTGAAGATTTTGGATCAAGTAAACCAGATTCTTGCTTTGGTTTTCGAGAATTACAAGTCACTTGAAGAAGATTCGCCGTCAGGGATGATGAATGTTTCTAAACCTGCCAGTGGATTGGCAGCACCATCTTTGGGACCTGCATTCCAGCTATACTCCCTTCTGCATGATGTGTTGAGTCCCGAGGTACAAATGAAACTCTGCAGATATTTTCGGGTTGCTGCAAAGAAGAGGTTAAGAGTGCACTTCATGGAGACAGATAAACTCATTCTAAGCAGCAATGAGGGAACACAGAAGGATCCAGTCACTTCTTATCAGAGGATGAATTCTCTGGTCTCGAGTATCAGAAATGAAATTCTTACTGACATAAGCATCCAGAACCAGAACATCCTCCCAAG TTTTGTAGACCTTCCAAATATTTCTTCATCCATATATAACGTTGAGCTCTGCAGTAGATTGGGTGCTTTCCTTGTTGCatgtcctcctccaggcttatCACCTCCGGTTGCAGAACTTATTATTGCAACAGCCGAATTTCAAAAGGATCTTTCCTTGTGGAACATCGa TCCTGTAGTCGATGGAGTTAATGCTAAAGAATTGTTTCACTCGCATATAGTTTCATGGATTCGAAACAAGCATTGTACTTTGCTTGACAGGTGCAAACTAGATAAG GAAAACTGGTCTGGTAAAGAAAAACAGAATGAAACAACTCCTTTTATTCATGCTATTTACAACCAGCTGATGGAGACGCTCCATGAATATGAGATCATCAGTTCTCACTTGCCGATGTATACAGCTGCTTTGGAGAAT GCTATTGCAGATGTTGAGAAGGCAGTTGCTAAAACTCTGGAAAAACGCTATGCTAATGTTTTATCCCCACTGAAAGACAATCTGAGAAACAAAATACTAGGCAATAAGTATGTCAAAAAATTATCCAGTCAAACCATTGAGACTTATTATGTCCCAGCCGAG GTAGGAATTGTTTTCAACTCCATGAAGTGCATGCTAGATGTCATGTGGCCGAACATAGAAGCTAAGTTTGAGTCTTGGATGCCTTGGATCGCTGATGATGGATACACCAGGGGAGAACATCTCAATGATGTAATTGTACTCCTGAGAACCAAATATAGAAATTACCGACGAGCAATTGTGGAGAAGCTTGCAAAGAAT GCTAGAGTCCAGGCAGCAACAAAGTTGAAGAACATTATGCGAGACTCAAAGGAAGTGGAATCAGAGGTCCGAAGTAGAATGCAGCCTTTAGAGGATCTTTTGCGAAAGGAAATAGATAATCTCAGTACTGTCGCCAATCCTACTGTGTGCGTAGAACTCTGCCAGGAATTTTGGGACAGGACAGGACAGGATGTCCTGCGTCTCTTGGAATATAGGAGGAGCAGATCCTGGTACAAAGGCCTACGTGTCGCAGTTTCT ATCCTGGATGACATATTTGGCTCGGAAATGCAAAGACTGTGCAGGACTTCATTGAAAGAAAAAGACATGGCGCCACCCGAATCAATAAAGGAAGTACATTCCATTCTTGATCATGGTGCTACAATTTAA
- the LOC133723354 gene encoding protein CURVATURE THYLAKOID 1D, chloroplastic, which translates to MELCTTTYQPLPNLLITNPNTNNLRPKPSLQFAQSRHSLSLRSRLLSIRATSSEESGGNAYSGEERDGVVSTYDVPPPEKNVYGQAVVEEAPQEDSIVNGSDGQLQISEFLENFNVKLDNDDAYVYLLYGSGALVTLWLASAIIGAIDSIPLFPKLMEVVGLGYTIWFSRRYLIFKKNREELVAKVQVLKQQVLGSNDD; encoded by the exons ATGGAGCTCTGTACCACCACATATCAACCTCTCCCCAATCTCCTCATCACAAACCCTAACACCAACAACCTCCGCCCAAAACCCTCACTCCAATTCGCACAATCACGCCACTCTCTCAGCCTTCGCTCTC GTTTGCTTTCGATTAGAGCTACATCTTCTGAAGAAAGTGGGGGAAATGCGTATTCTGGTGAAGAGCGTGATGGGGTGGTATCCACTTATGATGTTCCACCGCCCGAAAAGAATGTTTATGGTCAAGCTGTGGTAGAAGAAGCACCTCAAGAGGACAGCATTGTGAATGGCAGTGATGGCCAATTGCAGATATCTGAGTTTTTGGAGAACTTTAATGTAAAG TTGGACAATGATGATGCATATGTCTATCTACTATACGGTAGTGGTGCCTTGGTTACCCTGTGGTTAGCATCAGCTATCATAGGTGCTATTGATTCTATTCCATTG TTCCCcaagttgatggaagttgtgggTCTTGGATACACAATCTGGTTTAGCCGTCGTTATCTGATATTCAAG AAAAACAGGGAGGAGTTGGTTGCTAAAGTCCAAGTTCTTAAGCAGCAGGTTCTTGGTTCAAATGATGACTGA
- the LOC133724300 gene encoding E3 ubiquitin-protein ligase SINA-like 10: MPEVESEREENAEKEEEDGDDMDEDEAPNNQPSNAGDHEGNSGTSASREGFNIVILLTDPGLLDCPIFFEPLTVPVFQCDQNGHIACFLCCTKINNKCPSCSGPIRSNRFRAIEKVLESSTTPCQNIKYGCNTPVTYNKKNEHEKTCVFSPCSCPYVGCNFVSSTKELYQHFNNDHLDSATGFLYDLSLISVSQLH; encoded by the coding sequence ATGCCTGAGGTAGAATCAGAAAGAGAGGAAAAtgcagagaaagaagaagaagatggtgacgACATGGATGAAGACGAAGCACCCAATAACCAACCATCTAATGCTGGAGATCACGAGGGTAATAGTGGGACTTCAGCTAGCAGGGAAGGCTTCAATATTGTGATACTGTTAACTGACCCAGGACTGCTTGATTGCCCAATTTTCTTTGAACCCTTGACCGTGCCTGTCTTTCAGTGTGATCAAAATGGGCATATAGCTTGCTTCTTGTGCTGCAccaaaattaataacaaatgCCCCTCTTGTTCCGGCCCCATTCGCTCTAATCGTTTCCGGGCCATCGAGAAAGTTCTGGAATCAAGTACAACTCCATGCCAAAATATCAAGTATGGCTGCAATACTCCGGTGACTTACAACAAGAAGAATGAACATGAGAAGACGTGTGTATTTTCGCCTTGCTCATGCCCTTATGTAGGCTGCAATTTTGTATCTTCAACCAAGGAGTTATACCAACACTTCAATAATGATCATTTGGATTCGGCAACAGGTTTCCTGTATGACTTGAGCTTGATTTCAGTTTCCCAGTTACATTGA